The genomic stretch CAGCCATTCCTTTGTCCTTGTGAGAATTTTAGCTCCTCTTCTCTGGGCCCCAGCCACTAGAAATATTTACTAGTTGCAAAAAATTCTGAAGCAATGTGAAACTACAGCCTGCCACCAGATGGCGCTGTGGGAGTCCAAGTGCACCTCATGTTTCCTCTTCCCACTCCTTTCCCACTGAAAGCTCCCAGTGTATCAGtgcattgttttcttctcttcagagAAGACTGGGTGGATAGGGGAGACATTTTCCAGATAATGCCTAGGTGGGAAATTGGTGCAAATCTAACCAACAATTTCATTTCATGACCTATGCCTTGGCCCCAAAGTGAAAGTTAAACTTCCTTCATTCTTTTAGATGCATGCATTCTGTTCTGATATCTCCAAATGTTGTGTAGAACCTTGGCACCATTAAAAAGCTAGAAATATAATCAAGAATTGCTCAAACATGGAAGGAGGTTGAGCAGTGGAATGGAAACATTCCCTgccccgggggggggggaggaggtaTATTTATATTTGGATTCTGGTGGCTTTCCTATTAGCTAAGTCTCTTCTATCTCCACCTTTGTTTTCTCAGTGTATGTAAAATGTGAAGGCTGATGAGACAGCCTACTTAGAAACACTTAACCCTGCTATTCTTTGGACACAGACAATAGCAGGATTCTGAAGATTTGGTTCAAATCTCAGACTGTCCACTTTTGTGTTTTGGGTAAGTTACTTAACATCTGTTTCATTGTCCTTCCGTATAGAAGGGGAATGGTGCTGTACCTACTGCACAGAGTGGTCATTAAGGACTGACCGAGATTCTTCATGGAAAGCGCTTAACACAGCGATAACACAATACGCTTTCAATAAAAGTGATTGCTCCACGGGGCTGCTGCTCACATTTTAGTAACTTGTGTGGTTGCTCATTTAGTGATCATCAAATGTGGGGGCAGCCAAGGCCTAAAACCAGACTCGTCCTCCTTAGAAGTACAGAGGCAAATCCGTTTCATAGCtgcaagacaaggctgtgcatCTGAATAAAGCAGAAGACTGCGAAAGTAATCACATGCCATTGAATTCCTCCCCCAGTACTTGTGGGAGCAGAAAACTTGGCAAAAACGGTTTGGCAGTTGCTTATAAAGCTAAACTGCATCTTTTCTATAACTGAGAATTTCTACCCCTAGGTATTTACCTAAGGAAAAAGGGATACATACATCCTGGAGAGGATTTCTTTAATGCCACTCACGGCAGTGTGTCTCTAAtaatcagaaaatagaaacagcctATGTGTGCATCAGTaggaaaatgaattaaagaaaccATCCTGGAGTCCAGCAATCAAGTACTGTTCAGCAATGCTAACAAACAGACTGCAGACGCTTGCAAGAGTTTTTCAACAATCACTCAGTTGAATAAAAgaagtcttatttttaaaaagggagtgCTATacattgttggtgggaatgcagCTTAGTACGCCACTGTGGAAAGTGAGTTGGGGGTACCTGGGAAATAATCTAAATGTATAATGGCCATATGACCCAACTCTCAAATTCCTGCCTATGTAGCCAAAGGAAATGAAGCCAGAGTGCAAAAGACATAGCCATTTGCCCATGTTTATGCTATTCACAACAGCTAAGATGTGGAGCCAGCTTAGATGCCTACCAACAAATGagtacataaagaaaatgtgctatatgCACACTTTATTAgctactattctattgctgtgaagaaacagccTGATGAAGGCAGCTTATGAAAGGAAGCATTTAGTTGGGAGCTTAGTTCAGAGGGTGAGTTCATGtcatcacagtggggagcatggcagcagacaagcCGACATGGTCCTGAAGCAGTAGCTATTAGCTATGTGTTAGAGAGGTAGAGAGCCAGAGAGACTGGGTCTGGTCTGGGGTTTTCAAACCTCAAAGTTcagccacagtgacacacctcctccaataaggccatatctccaaatccttcctaaacagtccatcAACTGGGAACCTACAtttcagatatatgagcctatggggtccatCCTTATTCAAACCACACACAGTATAGTACTACTCAACCATTCAGAAGGATGAAATCGGGCCACTTTAGCCAAGTGGGTGGAACTGGAGGACTGCATATGAAAGCAAAGAAGGCAGGCACAAGAGCAGGCATTGCTTGCCCTTGCTCATGTAGCGCCTAAAAGTTGACCTCAAAATAGAATGATGTTTACTGGAGCAGGGCGGTTGAattaagaatggaagaaaattccaTGTAATGTACAACGTGATCATTGTACATTATGTGCTTAAGAGTGCACTGATATCAGATAATGGATACATCGGTGGAGGGATGATGGGTAAGTGAGGAATGGGTACCAGCAATACAggatctgagacactgggtggctTGTGGCAGGCCAGACCCTGAAAATGATACTGGTAGGAGCCTGCAAGATAAGATGTGATAAAGCAGACAGCAAGCTGAGACCACCTGGAGGCGTCTTCAGACAAGCCTTCTTTGCACACTATTGCTTAGAGCTTCGTTCAGAAACACAATTCTTTCTAATCTAGAAGTCTGTCTGCTTTCCCTGTCCATTGCTCATTCAGCTCCATGTCCTAGCACTCCCTGCTTATTTCCAATTCACAGAAAAAGTAGCTGGGAGAGTTATAAAGTCACAGACTGTTCAATATGACTATATGACTTGCTCAATGATGTGTCTCTAGGACCCAACCCAGGGCATTGCGCAGAGTAACGCGCAGAAAGTGTTGGATAAATGCACGCTTGAAAGGACGGAATGATGTGTTTTCAGTCTGCAGTCGATACTTCACGAAGCCTTTCCTCTCCAGAATCGTGGCTTTCCCAGCCTTCGGGACTCCAGCAGGGTTTGCCATCTCTGCCTGTGCTTTGGCAACTGGCCAAACCCAATAAAGTTCCATTCAACCAACTTCCATGGAGCTACTCTGTTGGCAAGAAGGATTCTGTCCCAAGGAATGGGGAAAATATTTCCTAGCCCATGGTGCCTCAATTGTATTTTTAAGACAATCTGGTCATGGATCAGAACCTTTTCAAAACAAGTTCAATGCTCCAATATATGATTATAAATGACTTCCCTTTGTCAACACATGTGATTAccattcaagaaataaatgagCCCTAGGTGATGGAAAAACAGAAGATTATTTAGCAGGCATGGGTCAGGCAGGGGGGCTGTAAGGGTGGGGAGGATGAAGAAGGAATCTCTGTCTGATAGAATCAGTTTCGTTAAAAGTGGAAGGGAAGCAGAGTGGTGTCAGCCATtcagggctgtcctggaactgggcTTCACAGGGATGCTCAGTAGTCCCTAGAGTATAAAGGAAGCCAGACCCCCCCCTCCCCTACATGATGTGCTCCTTCTGAAGATCCGGCCTATTTAAACTTTCTTACTATGCATTTCTGTTTCCATGCTCACGCACACCCACCACATCCAATGGGGCTACACATTAGTAATTTGCTTTTGTGTTGGTAATGCCTTCTTTTATGGAATTAGGCATACCCTTGTATGTCTTCGGGAAAACACAACTTTCATGGGTTTAAAAATTGTTATACTGAGCTGCCTGTGTTCATTTTCCTTCATTCATAATTTGAGCATTTTCCCTTTATGTGGCTACtacttcctcttttctcccctctcctctctcgcCTCTCTGTTTAGCTCTTTTTGTTCCCCCAgatcagcggttctcaacctttctcATGCTGCAAACCTTTAagagagttcctcatgttgtggtgacccccaaccataaaattcttttcattgctatttcataactttaattttgctaatgctatgaatcataatgtaagtatctgtgttttctgatggtcttaggtgacccctgggACAGGCTCTttcgacccccaaaggggtctccacccacaggttaagaactgctgCCCTAGACTGTTTCGCTTCTGCTTCCGTGTCATCTACACATGTACACTGATATGAATCTATAAAGTCTAGGATTGATAGTGAACTTCTAGGAATAACAGAAATATTACAATCACGACTCACTTAAATAAGTGATAGGAGATCCACTGTCTGGAAGGTTGTATAGATAATGAAATTACATCTTTGGAAAAGAGAAAGTGACCTGGAGAAATGCACAATACATTAAATGAGAAAGATTACTGGGAcagtgtgcatacatacatggatacatacatgcaggtgggAGAACATGTACAGTTGATTTGGGGGTGCATTGTGTTTTTTAAAGGCTTTCTGCATTTAATGCTGCAATCTGAATTTGGACAGAATCAGAAAGTGCACACTGTAAAGAATTGGATAGTACAAGCAGAAATATGGAACAAGACTCCCTTCAGTCAGTGgtattcattttgtttgcttttgagacctgttcttcctatgtagccctggctggccttgaacttagatgctagcattacaggtatgtgctactgGACCTCACTCTCATTTTGAGCAAGGCAAAATGGAGAAAGTGTTAGAGAGAATCTAGGAATATGCTGTTTTTCCAGTTCAAAAGAACAGAGGTTGTCTATTGGTGGTAAGTACTTAAGAGCCACCAAAGAACATGGGTCCCATTAAATTAAAGAAGCCATGGGAAAGAGTTCGGACTTCAGAATCTCGAGTGCACTGAATGCAGAGATGTTGGAGAATCATTCTAGCCAAAGCAGGGAGCCTTGGGTTGTAAGCAGGGAGATTTGCCAAGAGACTCTCAGTCTGCGAGTTTGACCTGGGTAATGAGAGCATGGATTAAGCTCATGGCAATaaaaccagaaaggaagaagcagaCGGATGTGAGAGATGCGACGCAGAAAGGATCAGAGGCGGAGAGTCCAATTTGACTAAATACTTGCCAGGTAGCAGGTGAAACTATTTTCCAAGGAAATGGGTATTAAGAGAGAATAGCTGAGGACTGAGTGTTTGGGGATTCCAACAGTTAATTGGAGGTGTGAAAAAAACAAGCCAACAGAGAAATCAGAGGATGATGGGCCAGGGAGATAAGAAGAGAAACTTGAGGATGCAATGCCAGATGTGCCAAGGCGAGGACAGTGACAGGAAGGACTTGGTGGTTGCAGTGTCAAATTTACCTTTGAGGTCAAAGGGGCAAACTAGGAGAGACTCTTGAATTTGACCAGGCGGTCCTAGGTGACCTAGGTTCTACCAAACCTACCAAAAAGAGGTTTGGTAGAAAAAGCTGGACAAGGGAAGGAGAGGTGAGGAAATAGATGTCACTCATAGACTACCCATGTACGGAGAGTCATTTAGTAGGGGTGAGAGGAAGATCAAATCTtataattttgttagtttttttttgagtcagggactcactacatagccctggctggcttggaattcagtgcatagaccaggctggccccaaactcacagggatctgcctacctctgtctcccaagttcagAGATTAAAGACGTATGCCACTAACACCCAGCCAAATCTTATAGTTTCAGCACTGCTACTTGACTTCCTTAATTGGTTTCCTTCTTGGAAAATGACAGTAATCTTGTGAGTTCATGAAGCTGTTGAAAAGTCCAAGGTTGGCTGGTTACTCCTCGTGTTATGGTGAGGAGCATTTTTGCCTTAAGTACTGCCCAAACCTTTGATATTTTTAGGCATGCTTTAACAGACAGGAGTCTTTTAGTTCAACGGTTTTATCTCTGGATAGTTACTGTTTTGGAAAATTCTCTAGTAGTGTCTTGTGGCATTCATCATCCAAGTCACTTTAACAGCTATTCCCTGTTCTGAGCCCTTCTGAGGTGAGAAAGAAGCCTGAGGCATGCATCCAAGTCTTGTGGAATGCCTCTGAGGCCTGTTACAAGTTGCAGAGCTCAGATAGGTAGGTACCAACCTTACCTAGGCACCTGTAAGGTTGGGGGCCTCTGAGGGGAGAGCGAACTGAAGGATAGTTGGGGCAAAGGTGCTGGCAAAGCCTTTTGAAAGTCAATGgcaagggctggaaagatggtgcggcagttaagagcacttgctgctcttccagagcacctggtTCAAATCTCAGCACACCCATGGCAGCTCGCTACCATTTgcaactcagttccaggggatctgatatccacTTCATGCCCTTGCAAGTGCCAGGCACACATGTTGTGCATAGAAACATCTGTggacaaaatacccaaacacataaaataaaaataaatattaagaccCCACGGCACGTACAGCTAGGCTTCTGGATCAAATGGTATTTATTGATCAGGCAGAGCCTTTCCTGTTTTTTCTCACGTATATGTCTCTTTACAGCCAGATATGACCACAACCACCtcattttttctgctttttctatCGACAAATGAACCCTTTTGACTTTGTCAATCCTAGTCTATAGTGAATTTAACATTACTATATACAAATGTGCTGGATTTCGGTGGTAACTATCTATCCCATGAAGCATGTGGCCCACAGGTCTCAGGTTAGACATGCCTGGAACTGATGTTTGTCTGAGTGCCTTGTTTTCCCCTGCCAGAAGATACCCTCCCTGAGGAAACATGACTGCTTCAGAAACCATCAGACACTAGAGCTATTACCAAGCCCTTGGAGAGTCACACAGCTGTGTGCTGGCTTGACTGAGAGGAAGTACGTTTTCTGGAAATTGCATTTTTCAGACCCCAGGACATCTAGGGAGTATAGTCATAGACTTTTTGTTATCCCTGCTCCTCCTAACGGTAGAATTTGATTTCatttctggaaagatggcttaacCAAAGGAAACAAGGTCACATTGTGCGTAAAACACAGACATCTTAAGACACACGGGCGACTGTCAAGGTGTGATATCAGAGCAAGACTGTGTGTGTATCATCAACAAGCATTTTGAACAACCTGGGAGCCTTCAGCTGTGTTGGCTTTCTAAAGTAAGTACCTGATCTCTCAGGCACCAAATTTTGCCTAGTATCTTCTAAATAAGATATTCTCTTTAGACCACCAATGGGAGAGCAGGAGAAAGTGTGAGGACTACAAATTAAATAGGCCTGGACTATGGGAGTAGCAGGCATCGGATGTGAACAAGGGAGTCTCAGCTGCCACAATCCAGCTAGAGCTGATGGAAGACATCTGAAGTCTTGCTTGGGCACTCCAGGGCAGGTCCTGCCTTGGGGGAGGCAGGCGGCTGCTGTATCTGGGCCAAAGCCAGGCCTGCAGGGCTGGTGGCTAGAACTTGGAAGGAATTCTCTTCCGCAGCCCAGGGTCCAGGCTTGGCCCCAGCATGCTGCTTTGCCAACCTCTGCTGCCTGGGGCCTTGCACATTCCGAGCCCCCACCCCCTCCGCCCCTCCTCTGGGCTCGCCCCATCCCttgtccccttctcctccccctaccAGCTGTCCCCTTTCCCCTAAGTGGCGAGACAGTCTGAGCCTGGAAAGAGGAGGCGGCGGGCTGGAGGGGGCgtggtggggaaggggaggaggagcgGGGGTGAGGGGATAAGGAGGCCCCAGCCCGCGGCCCCCAGCCACTGCGCGCCCGCTGGGGAGCTGGGTGCCACCTCACTCGAGGTCTCTTCTCCCTGTCTGCTCTGCCTGTTGCCTTACTCGCTTGCTTCCCCTCGCCTTGGGGGACAAGTCAACGGCGTCCTGGAGCCTCCGTGTCACTCTCCAACAGCCATGAACTGCAGCGAGAGCCAACGGCTGCAAACCCTCTTGAACCGCCTGCTGCTGGAGCTGCACCATCGGGGCAATGCCAGCGGCCTGGGCGTCGGCCCCGGCCCGAGCATGGGCATGGGGGTCGTACCTGACCCTTTCATGGGCCACGAGGTGACCAGCGCCAAGGGCAACGATGCTTATCTCTACATCCTGCTCATCATGATCTTCTACGCCTGCCTAGCTGGAGGCCTCATCCTGGCCTACACCCGCTCCCGCAAGCTCGTCGAGGCCAAGGACGAGCAACCCCTGGCCTGCGTCGCTGAGCATGAATGGGTCCCTGCTGCCGGCGCATCCGGGGACCCGGAGAATGGCCAGTGCTTTCTGGCTGAGGGCGGCCACCAGCTCGCACCGGGGGCGCTGCCTGCGATAGCCCAGGGTGCTGAGAGGGTCTAGATCCACTGTCCTCATTTTGCTTATCTCTGGTCCTGGCTCCCGCTCTTTCACTACCCTTTCAGAGCTTGCTTTACCCCAGGCCCAGATGATGATGAGAGGTCAGAGCGCCTTCAAGGCAAGGCCCTAGGAGGAGATGCATCGCCTTACTCACACCTGAccactttctctctcccctcccttccacgCCCGCACCCCTACCGTACATGCAACTGAATTAAATTGCCTCTGCTCTCTTGTCTTCAGCCAGCCCCAATACCATGCTCCAGCCTTCTGGGAACAGAATCCAGCACGTCCAACACTTGGCACTGAATCGAAGCAATGAAGTCTAGCAGAACTCTGGGCCGTCTAACTGGCAGCTGCTCCAGGAACTGCCAAGGACTGCTCACTCTGCACAGCTAACGGGGTTAGCCATCACTGCCAGGCTGACTGCAGCAGCTCCGGCTTTCGGTTGCCTTGGGGACAGAGACAAAGAACATGAAGAGACTTCAGacatcttttccttctctctctcttcagcatGCTATTAGGGAGACACTATTGTGGCATAGAATGGACTGAAGGGGAGGGAAGGTTCAATGGGAAAAGAAGATCTATGGCCCCAGGGGTATGATGTTCTTGTCTCCCTGTCCTCCTAATTGTCATCCCAAAGGTCTGAGTATTAGTAACTTGGACATCTGGCTTGGATAATCATTACTAGTTTGCTTGGCCTTAATGATTCCAAATGCTTGTCTTATATTGATTCAGTTATCACTGCAGTGTGTGTTTCATCCAATATGAGGCTCagcc from Cricetulus griseus strain 17A/GY chromosome X, alternate assembly CriGri-PICRH-1.0, whole genome shotgun sequence encodes the following:
- the LOC113837833 gene encoding potassium voltage-gated channel subfamily E regulatory beta subunit 5, translating into MNCSESQRLQTLLNRLLLELHHRGNASGLGVGPGPSMGMGVVPDPFMGHEVTSAKGNDAYLYILLIMIFYACLAGGLILAYTRSRKLVEAKDEQPLACVAEHEWVPAAGASGDPENGQCFLAEGGHQLAPGALPAIAQGAERV